The nucleotide sequence ATGCTGCCGATCACGAGCTCGGCGTTCGCCAGGCCGAATGCCCCGCTGACGGTGCCCACCAGCCGACCGAACGCCCCCGGCGCCTGCGTGATCTGCACCAGACCGACGCCCACGAGGATCTTCGTCAGCCAGTCGCTGATCTGCTCCAGGTTCGTGTTGGCCGTGACCCCGCCCCGGACGGCGTTGGTGACCGTGCCGTGCACTCCGGGGGCGGCCGGGTCGGTCGGCGTCTCGGTGGAGCCGCCCTCGCTGAGCACCTTGGGGACGCCGAACAGGAAGCCGAGGAGACCGCCGACCGCCAGCGCCGCCGCGGCCACGAGCAGGAGTGCGGCGACGCGAGTCCAGAAGTCCGGCCAGGTCGTCGCGGTCCCGCCGGCCCAGACCGCGACGACCGCCACCCCGAGCAGCGGCAGCAACCAGCTCAGCCACCACGCCCAGCGGTACCGGTTGACCTGTCTGGCGCGGATGCGCTCAGGGGTGGCCTCCCGGTCGAGTCGTGCCGAGCGGGACCACGTCGGCATGGCGTCCCCCGTTCCCGAGCGCCGGCCGGGTGCGACATCAGAGGTCACCGCCCGGAGGAGCGGCACCTCGGACGCCGCGATCGCCCGGACCGATCGGCGGAACGGTACGAGGCCCCAGGCCCGCCGATGCGAGGTCGCGCACCGCTGCCGGCACCTCGCAGCGCGGCGGCACGCGGCGCGGTCGCCGTCCGTGCTCAGAGTGATGTCGCCGCGCCGACGGTTGAGCCGACCACCGGCGCCGAGATGCGCATGAGTGCGGTTGTCAGCCCCGACAACCGCACTCATGCGTATCGCGGCGGGGAGATGCGGCCTGGTGTGCTCGCGGTGTCCCTCGTGCTGGACACCCCTGTGCCCGGCGGCCGTCGACGGCGGCCGCCGGGCACAGGGTGCGTCACCGACCCGGGGCGTCGGCTTCGAGGGAGTCGGGGCCTCCGGAGCTGTTCACCGCGGCCGTCCCGGCCGGCGCCCCGGCGCCGGTGACCGGCTCCGTCGTCCTCCGGATGTCGCGGGAGCGCATGTGGAGAGCGACCAGCAGGAGTGCCAGGCCGGCAACCACGACGGGAACCTCCGCCTGCACGTGCTCCGCCTCGCTGACCAGACCGACGAGTGGCTTGAGCGCGTCCCCGAGGCCCATGATCCACAGGATCAGCAGCAGCACCGACCCGGCGCCGACCGCGAGGCCGCGGAGCAGTCCCGGCTGCCGGAGCCCGGCGCCGACCGCTGTGACGAGAGCCAGCGCCAGCCCGCCGAGGTACAGGACCGCCATCGCGCCGTCGCCGACCGTGTCACCGCTGGCGATGATCAGCGTCCCTTTCAGCACGAGAGCGACGCCGGCAGCGGCGGCGATGTAGGGAACCCAGGTGTAGCGCACCATGACGACCTCCGGCTTCGGGACTTCGAGGCGTCGAACGCTAGGGACGGGACCGGCCCGGCGGATCCCCCCGCGGACCGGTCTCGGACCTCTGTCGCAGGACGGAGAAGGCATCGGCGCAGAGGGGGATGTGGAGCGACCGCGTCGAGGCCTACCGTCCTGCCATGAAGCTCGCCCTGCCGTGGGGTTCGCGGTTGGAGGCGTGGGGGACCAGCCCCGGTGACGTCGTCCTCGCCGTGGCCGTGACGGTGGTGGTGAGCAGCGAGTTCGGTCCCCAGTGGGTGGCCGAGCCGCTCGTCGCGGGACTCGTCGGGGTCCCGGTCCTGATGTCCCTGGCCTGGCGCCGACGATTCCCGGTCGCGGTCGCGGTCGCCGTCTGCGCGTTCGGTCTCCTGCTGGCCGTGACGGCACCCGGCGAGTTCGCGCCGCAGTTCTACTTCCTGGCGGTGCTCATCGCCGTCTACAGCTGCGCGGCGGAGACAGCCGGTCGGCAGGCGGTGCTCGGCGGCGCGGTGACGTTCACGCTGATCACCGTCGCCCACGTGATGACCGGGGACGGCGACGCCGGCGACTTCCTGCCGTGGCTGGTCTGGGGAGCGCCGTGGTCGGCCGGTCGGCTGGTCCGCCGCCGGACGCTGGAGGCGGCCGCTTCCGGCCGGCGTGCCGCGGAGCTCGAGCGGCAGCGCGACGCCGCCGTCCGCGAGGCCGCGTCGCGGGAGCGCGACCGCATCGCTCGCGAACTGCACGACGTGGTCGCCCACTCGGTGTCGGTCATGGTGGTGCAGGCGGGGGCGGAGCGGATGGCGCTCGGTCACGGACATCCCCGGACGACGGCCGCGCTGGAGGCGGTGGAGAACGCCGGCCGGGAGGCGCTGACCGAGCTGCGGAGCATGCTCGCCGTGCTCCGCGACGGTCGGGAGGAGCCGCCGGAGCTGGCTCCGCAACCGGATCTGGACCAGGTGCCGACGCTCGTCGATCAGCTACGGGCGGCCGGCCTCCCGGTCGACCTCCGCGTCTCCGGAACCCCGGCTCCGGCGTTGCCTCCCGGGCTGGGGTTGTCGGCGTACCGGATCGTGCAGGAGGCGCTGACCAACGTCCTCAAGCACGCGCCCGGCGCGCGTACGCACGTGGACATCAGGCACACCGCCGACGCGCTGCGGCTCGAGGTGCGCAACGGGGCACCCCGGGAGCGTGGGATCCGCCCGGTTGCCGGCGGGCGGGGTCTGATCGGCATGCGGGAACGGGTGGCGCTGCACGGCGGTGAGCTCGAAGCCGGTCCGCACGCGAACGGCTGGCGGGTCGCCGCGCGGCTGCCCGTGCGCGAGCCGGTGCTCAGATGACCCTGCGGGTCGTGGTCGCCGAGGACCAGGCGCTCGTCCGAGCGGGCCTGGTGACCATCCTGCGCACCGACCCGGCCATCGAGGTGGTCGGGGAGGCGGCCGACGGGGAGACGGCCACGCGACTGGTGCAGGCCCGGCGTCCGGACGTGGCGCTGCTGGACGTGCGGATGCCCGTCCTCGACGGCCTCGCCGCCACCCGCCTCATCGTCGACCGGATGCCGTCGACGCGCGTGGTGGTGCTGACGACCTTCGGCCAGGACGACGTGGTGTTCGAGGCGCTGCGCTCGGGAGCGAGCGGCTTCCTGCTCAAGGACACCCGGCCGGAGGACCTGCTCGCCACCGTGCACGCCGTCGCGGCAGGGGAAGCGCGGCTGGACCCGGCGGTGACGTCGTCCGTGGTGGCGCACTTCCGGGCCCAGGGACCGCCCCGGCCCGGATGCGGTTCGCTACCGGCGCTCACCGCCCGGGAGCGGGAGGTCCTCGTCCTGCTGGCCCGCGGGCGGAGCAACGCGGAGATCGCCACGGAGCTCGTCGTCTCGATCGGGACCGTGAAGACGCACGTCGGCAGTGTGCTCGCCAAGCTCGGCGCTCGGGACCGTGTGCAGGCCGTCATCGCCGCGTACGAGAACGGCCTCGTCCGCTAGGCGGGCCCGGCGGAGCCACGGCGTGGCCGCCCCGGACGTAGGGACTTTCGGCCCGCACGACGGGCCCGTGGGCTCTCCTGCCGGCACCTCCACCGCCAGCAGCATGGAACCGGGTCCACCGCGGACCCGCTCCGGGCGCCGGCGGCGCCCTAAGCCGGCACAGGGGAGTCGTCATGAGCGTCCACGCCGAACACCGCCCGGCAACGGCCGAGCAGCCCACCGTCCAGCACCGGCCGGCGACCCGGCAGCCCGTGAAGAAGGGGCCGGAGGACCGGGGCCTGCTGATGGCCCTCGGCGTCGCCCTCGTGGCCCTGCTGGTCTTCGGCGCGATGGTGGCGCTGACCATGCTCGGCTGCGGGGACGGCTACGCGCCCTGGGCCCCCTGACCCGGGTCCTCGCCGTCCCCGCCCGGCTCACGCCGTGACGCGCTCCGGGGCCGGGCGCCGTCCGCGCTGCACCAGCAGCACGCCCACGACGGCGACGAGGACGCCGACCACCGGCGGGATGAACCACTCGGCCTCGCTGCTCCACCAGGCGGCGAACGCGGCCACGACGTAGACGGCGATGTTGCGCCACTCGACGTCCGGGAGCGCCTCGTTCTCCGGCATGCCGCGCCGCCACCGCGCCACGAAGTCGCCGATCACCACGCCACCCAGCGGCGGGATCAGGATGCCCAGCCACACCAGGTACTGGATGAGGTTCTCGTAGATGCCGGTGATGGCCAGCAGCGTCCCGAGGATCACGCCGCCGATCACGAACGGCTTCTTCGACCGCGAGTCGGCGATCTCGGCGCCCGCGACGCCGAAGTTGTAGGCGGTGTTGTCGTTCGTCGTCCAGAGGTTGGCGATGAGGAAGACCAGCCCCCAGCCGACCAGCCCCAGTTGGTACAGCACCAGGACGAAGTCGCCCTCGCCGAAGGAGATCGCCCCGATCGCGCCGAAGCCCAGCATCAGCAGTTCGCCGATCAGGAAGGCGACCAGGCAGGCCCAGAAACCGCTGAGCGGCGTGCGGGCGAACCGGGTCCAGTTGGGCGCCTGGGTGCCGCCGGAGGCGAACGTGCCGACGACGATGGTGACCGCGGTGGCCAGCGGCATGGTGGTGGCCGGCTCGACGGCGCTGAGCCCGCTCCAGCCGCCGACCTCGTCCAGCGACCGCCAGGTGACCCAGCCGGCCAGCACGAGCATCAGCGGCACGGAGACCACCGACAGGGCGTACATGCCCTTGTAGCCGTAGTAGGCGGTGACGCCCATGAGCGCGCCGCCGACCAGCATGAGCACGATCTCGGTGGCCCGGCCCTCCCACTCCAGGGCGCTGGCGGTGAGGCCGGCCAGGGTCGCGACGGTGACGCCGTACCAGCCGACCTGTGTGCCGCCCAGCAGCAGCGAGGCGAGCTTGGCCCCCCTCCGGCCGAGGGCGTACCGGCACATCATCACCGTGGTCAGCCCGGTGCGGGCGCCGATGCCGCCGATCACGGCGACGTACACACCGAGGACGGCGCTGCCCAGCAGCAGCACCCAGATCAGCGACGTGACGTCGAACGCGGCGCCGATCTGGGCGCCGGCCAGCATGGTGGGCGTGAAGAAGGTGAAGCCGAGCAGCACGATCGCCAGGGAGAACAGCGACTTCCGGGCGTGCGCGGGCACCGGGTCGATCGGGTAGTCCGGATCGACGACGGCCGGGGCGTCCTCGGGACGGACGGTGCTCACCGGGCCTCCTCCACGTCCGCGACGAGCTCGTCCTCGCCGATGTCCTCGTTCCACAGCGCGGGGTTCGCGTCGATGAACCCGGTCATCAGCTCCACGCACTCCGGGTCGTCGAGCACCAGCACCTCGACGCCGTGCTCGGCGAGCCACTCGTGCCCGCCGGAGAAGGTGACGGCCTCGCCGACGACGAGCCGGGTGATGCCGAACTGGCGCACCAGGCCGCTGCAGTACCAGCACGGCGAGAGGGTGGTGACCATCGTCGTGCCCCGGTAGGAGGACTGCCGGCCGGCGTTGCGGAAGGCGTCGGTCTCCCCGTGCACCGACGGGTCGTCGTCCTGCACGCGGCGGTTGCGGCCGCGGCCCAGGACGGTGCCGTCGCGGCCGATGAGGGCGGCCCCGATCGGGATGCCCCCTTCGGCGAGCCCGGCACGGGCCTCCTCGACCGCCACGGTCAGCCAGGTGCGCGCGGTCTGTTCGTCCAGCGGGACTGTCATCGCATCTCCAGATCCGGGCCGGTGCCTGCGCCGACCCTGGCCGTCACGCTGCCGCCCGTCCGTCTCCGGCCGGTGACGGCCGCGTTACGGGTCCTGGTCCGGGCGCATCGGGGGTCCCATGGTGGATCCGGGTGACGCGGAGCACAACCGAACGGCGTCCCGCTCGTTGAGCCTCCGGAGCGCGCGACGAGGCGCGCCCGGAGACGAGGAGAGCCCGTGCGCAGAGCAGGACGGCGTCTGGTGACGGCGGTAGCCGCCGCGGTGCTGGCGGTGGGCGGCGGAACGGCGGTGGCCGTCCCGGCGGCCGGCGCGACCGGGGAGTTCGCCCCGCTCGACCAGAAGGGGCCGCGGCTGAGCGTCCCGAAGGCGGACCTGGACGCCGCCCTGTCCTGCAACGGCTCCCTGCGCGGGCTGGGGCAGGACCCGATCCTGCTGGTGCCCGGCACGACGCTGACGCCCGAGGTCAACTTCGGGTGGAACTACATGCGCGCGTTCGACCAGCGTGGCTGGCGCTGGTGCGCGCTCACCCTGCCCACCGACGCCACCGGCGACATCCAGGTGGCGGGGGAGCACGTGGTCCACGCGCTGCGGACCATGAGCAGGGAGTCGGGGCGCGACGTCGACGTCGTCGGGTACAGCCAGGGCGGCATGGTGCCCCGCTGGGCGCTCCGGTTCTGGCCGGACACCCGCGACCTCGTCGACGACGTGATCGGGCTCAGCCCGTCCAACCACGGCACCGTGCTCGCCGACGTCTCCTGCGAGCAGGAGTGCACGCCCGCGAACCACCAGCAGGCGTCGCTGTCGCGGTTCATGCAGGCGCTCAACAGCGGTGCGGAGACGTTCGCCGGCATCGACTACACGGTCGCGTACACGGCCACCGACGAGATCGTCGTCCCGAACACGCCGCCGAACGCGAGCTCGGCCCTGCGCACCGGCGACGGCCGGATCGCCAACATCGCCCTGCAGGAGGTGTGCCCGGCCAACGCGGCCGACCACTTCGCCATCGGCAGCTACGACCCCGTGGGCTACGCCATCGTCGCCGACGCCCTCGCGCACGACGGGCCGGCCGTGCGGAGCCGGATCCCGCTCACCGTCTGCGCCCAGGTCCTGCACCCCGGTGTGGACCCCGTGACGTTCGCGTCCGACCACGCCGGGATGGTGCGGTACGCCACCGACAGCACGGGCGACGCCGCGGAGACCCCGGCCGAGCCGCCGCTCGCGCCGTACGTCTTCCCGCGGCACCCCTGACACCCCGGGAGGGATGAGCCCGGGCGGCCGCCCCGATCGGCGGCCGCCCGGGACCGGTCAGCCGCCGCGCTCGACCTCGGCCTGCACGATGCCGCGCAGCGCGGTGCGCAGCGAGTCGTCGGAGGTGTCGCCCCGGTCGAGGGCCTCGCGCGCCGGCTGCGGCAGCAGCCCGGTGTCCACGGTGTCCAGCCAGGCCACGTCGTCGCCGTTCCGCCGCCCGACCTGCAGGGAGTCCCCCTGGGGCCGGAGGACGTACTCCCCGCCGTCGATCTGGATCGTCATCTCGTGAGTCATGCCCGCCCCCTACCCGGGACGGCGCGGGTTCCACGCGCCCGTCCGCACGCCAGGATGGGTGCCGTGGACGAGGAGTGCTGCGAGGTCGTGGTGACGGGGCCGGACGCCGAGTGGCTGGCCGGCTTCACCCGCACCCTGGTCGAGGAGCGGCTGGCCGCCTGCGGCCACCAGCTCGCGCCGATCCGGTCGGTGTACCGCTGGGAGGGCGCCGTCCACGACGAGGCGGAGGCGCGGGTGGCGCTGCACACCCGCAGCTCGCTGGTGCCGGCGGTGGTGGCGCGCACCCACGAGCTGCACCCCTACGACGTCCCGTGCGTCATCGCGCTGCCGCTGTTGGCCGGCAACCCGGCCTACCTGCGCTGGGTCGCCGACGAGACCCGGGAACCCTGACCGGGCAGCTGTTGGCCTCACCCGTTGCGGGGTACGGCAACGACGTCGGGTCGTGACGGCCACCACCCCTGCCGATGCAGACCAGTGGGGACGGACGACACCGAGACCTGCCGGAGGGGGATGTGGCGACGGGACCGGGCGAGCGCGAGCTGCCCCTCGACGTGCGCAGCAGCGCGGGCTCCTCCGGCCGGGACGCCGCCCTCGTGGAGGCGGTGCTCGACGCGCTGGCCTCCCCGACCGTGCTCCTCGACCCGGCCGGCCGGGTGGTCCTGGCCAACTCGGCATGGACGGCCGCGGGGCAGGAACGCCGGACGCCGATCCTGCCGGGCCAGGACTACCACGCGCTGGCCCTGCAGCTGCGCGACGACGCCGACGGCCGCCGGCTGGTGCGCGAGCTGCGCGAGCTGTCGAACGGCGAGCGCGCCGAGGTCTCGGTCGACCGCTCGATCCCCGACCCGACGGGCACCGCCACGAGCTGGTTCCACGTGCAGGCGTCGCGAGTGGACCAGGTCGGCCACGTGGTCGTCACGCACACCGACGTGACCTCCCGCGTGCAGGCGGAGCGGGCCGCGGACTGGCGGGCCCGCCACGACCACCTCACCGAGCTGCCCAACCGCGCCCACCTGCACGAGCTGATCGACGCCGAGCTCCGGCGCACCGACCGGCCGGCGCTGGCCGTCCTGTTCCTCGACGTGGACGGCTTCAAGGAGGTCAACGACTCGCTCGGCCACGACGTCGGCGACGAGCTGCTCCGGCAGCTGGCCGGCCGGCTCCTCGGCGAGACGCGGGCGCAGGACACCGTGGGCAGGCTGGGCGGCGACGAGTTCGTCGTGCTCTGCCGCGACTGCGACATCGACGGGGCGGAGCTGCTGGCCCGGCGCTGTCACGCGGCCTTCGACGAGCCCTTCGACCTCGGCGGCCGCGTCCACCGGCTCAGCGCCAGCATCGGCGTCACGGCCGTCGGTGCCGGTCACGAGCCCGGGATCCGGTCGGCGGACCTGGTCCGCGACGCCGACCTGGCCATGTACTCGGCCAAGGCGGCCGGACGGAACCGGGTGCAGGTCTTCGACCCGGATCTGCGGATCACCGTGCAGCGCAAGAGGCAGCTGCTCGCCGAGCTGCGCGAGGCCGTCGACGAGGGGCAGCTGCTGCTGCACTACCAGCCGATCGTGGAGGTGGCCACGGGCGTGGTCACCGGCACCGAGGCCCTGGTGCGCTGGCAGCACCCGGAGCAGGGGCTGCTCGGACCGTGCGAATTCGTGCCCCTCGCCGAGCAGCAGCCCGATCTCCTCCTCGCGCTGACCCGCTGGGTGCTGGGGGAGGCGTGCCGGCAGACGGTGGCCTGGGAGGCGCAGGGGGTCTCGGTCGTCACCGGGGTCAACGTGGCAGCCGCACACCTGGGCACCGGCACGCTGGTGGAGGACGTGAGCCGCGCGCTCGACGCCGCCGGGCTCGACCCCCGCCGGGTGGTGGTGGAGCTGACCGAGACCAGCGCCGCCGAGGACCCCGTCGGTGCGGCGGAGCAGATCGCCCGCCTGCGCGACCTCGGGGTGCAGACCTCGATCGACGACTTCGGCAGCGGCTTCTCGTCGCTGAGCCAGCTGGTGTCCATCCCCGCGGGGGTGCTGAAGATCGACCGGAGCCTCGTCGCCGGGGCCGACGACCCGCACGGGCACTCGGCCGCGGCGATCGCCGCCGTCGTCGGGCTCGCCCGGGCCTGCGGCATGCGCAGCCTCGCCGAGGGCGTGGAGACCGCGGCCCAGATGCAGCGGGTCGTGGAACTGGACTGCTGGTACGCGCAGGGCTTCCACATCGCCCGGCCGATGCCGGCCGGCGAGTTCGCGCGGTGGGTGCGCGCCTGGTCCGGGCAGGTGCTGCCGGCCTGAACCGGCGGGCGTCAGCCCGGTTCGCCGCGGGCCTTGCGGCGGAGGATGACGACGATGTCGACCGCCGCGATCGCACCGAGGACGAACAGGACGACGGCCGGCCAGGTGGGCAGGCCGGCGGCCAGCCAGCCGAGGCCGCCGAGGACGCAGACGACGAGGCCGAAGATCGCCAGGGCGAGCCGCAGGGTCAGCGCCGACTGGGCCGGTCGCGCGCCCCCGATGCCCGCCGTCGGGTCGTGGTGGTCGGGCAGCCCGCGCTCGTAGTCCTCCCGGGAACGGGGTCGCTGGGGATCGCTCATGGCATACCTGCCTACCCGGGGCGCGGGCGCACTACCCTGGGTCGACGTGGCCGCTGACTTCTCCGTCGTCCTGGACGAACTCGACACGACCCTGAAGTCGATCGAGGCTGTCCTCGACGTCGACCGCCTGCGCCGGGAGGTGGCCGAGCTCGAGCAGCAGACGGCCGCCCCCGACCTCTGGGACGACGTCGAGGCCGCGCAGGCCCTGACCTCCAAGCTCTCCTACATGCAGGGTGACCTGCGCCGGGTGGAGGAGCTTCGCGGCCGGCTGGAGGACGTCGGGCTGCTGCACGAGATGGCCGCCGAGGAGAACGACGAGGCGACCACCGCGGAGACCGAGCGGGAGCTCGAGAGCCTGCGCAAGGCCATCGACGAGCTCGAGGTGCGCACCCTGCTCTCCGGTGAGTACGACTCCCGCGAGGCCCTGGTGACCATCCGCTCGGAGGCCGGCGGCGTGGACGCCGCGGACTTCGCCGAGATGCTCATGCGGATGTACCTGCGCTGGGCCGAGCGGCACAAGTACGCGACCGAGGTCTACGACGTGAGCTACGCGGAGGAGGCCGGCATCAAGTCGGCCACGTTCGCGGTCAAGGTGCCCTACGCCTACGGCACCCTCTCGGTCGAGCAGGGCACCCACCGGCTGGTCCGCATCTCGCCGTTCGACAACCAGGGCCGGCGGCAGACCTCCTTCGCCGGGGTCGAGGTGCTGCCCGTCGTGGAGCAGACCGACCACGTGGAGATCCCGGAGAACGAGATCCGCGTCGACGTCTTCCGCTCGTCGGGGCCCGGCGGGCAGAGCGTCAACACCACCGACTCCGCCGTCCGGATGACGCACATCCCGACCGGCATCGTCGTCTCCTGCCAGAACGAGAAGAGCCAGATCCAGAACCGGGCGGCCGCGCTGCGCGTGCTCCAGGCCCGGCTGCTCGTCGTCCGCCAGCAGGAGCAGAAGGCGGAGATGGACGCGCTCAAGGGCGAGGGCAGCAGCTGGGGCAACCAGATGCGTTCCTACGTGCTGCACCCGTACCAGATGGTCAAGGACCTGCGGACCGAGCAGGAGACCGGCAACACCGCGGCGGTCCTCGACGGCGAGATCGACTCCTTCATCGAGGCCGGCATCCGGTGGCGCCGTCAGCAGGAGGTCGTGCCGTCCTCCTGACGGTGTGGGCGAGGTCACGTTTCGACCCCGTCGGGAGTCGGACGCGACCGTCCGTGACCGGTGACCCGCCAGTTGTGGTCGCCTGGTCACACACGGCGAGAATGGGTACGGAGCGTCACGCGGCGGAGGAACCGGCTGCGCCGCCGGGACTAGTACCGTGGCCCCTCGTGATCGAATTGCAACACGTCACCAAGCTGTACCCGGCCAGCGGCCGGCCCGCCCTTGACGACGTGTCCACGGAGATCGACAAGGGCGAGTTCGTCTTCCTCATCGGCTCCTCCGGTTCGGGCAAGTCGACCTTCCTGCGGCTGCTGCTGAAGGAGGACGACCCGACGTCGGGCACGGTCAGCGTGAACGGCAAGACGCTCAACACCATGAGCAAGTGGCAGGTGCCCAAGCTGCGCCGCACGATGGGCTGCGTCTTCCAGGACTTCCGGCTGCTGCGCAACCGCACGGTCGCCCAGAACGTCGCCTTCGCCCTCGAGGTCATCAACAAGCCGCACCGGACGATCAAGCGGGTCGTCCCGGAGGTGCTGGAGATGGTCGGGCTGGAGGGCAAGGCCAACCGGCTGCCCGGCGAACTCTCCGGTGGTGAGCAGCAGCGGGTGGCCATCGCGCGCGCGTTCGTCAACCGGCCGCTGGTGCTGCTGGCCGACGAGCCCACCGGCAACCTCGACCCCGAGACCAGCGAGGGCATCATGCTGCTGCTCGAGCGGATCAACCGGACGGGCACCACGGTGATCATGGCGACGCACGACTACCACATCGTCGACTCGATGCGCCGTCGCGTCATCGAGCTCAACGGGGGAGTCCTCACCCGCGACCAGTCGCGCGGCGTCTACGGCGTGGGTCGCTAGCAGCCCACCACCGCACCGACACCGCCGACCGCGTCCGCACGCACTCCACGACAGGGAATCCATGCGCGTCAACTTCGTGCTCTCCGAGGTGGCCACCGGGCTGCGTCGCAACCTCACCATGACGGTCGCGATGATCCTGACCACGGCCATCTCGCTCGGCCTCATGGGCACCGGCCTGCTCATCGCCGGGATGATCTCCGAGATGAAGGAGATCTACTACGACAAGGTGCAGGTCTCCATCTTCCTGGCCGACGACGTCACCGACGAGCAGCGGCAGGCCATCCAGTCGGAGCTGGAGTCCTCCCCGGAGGTGGCGAGCTTCCTCTACGAGTCCCGCGAGGAGGCCTACGAGCGGTTCCGGCAGCAGTTCAGCCAGCAGCCGGAGCTCGTGGAGAACACCCCGCCGGACGCCCTGCCGGAGAGCTTCCGCGTCGAGCTGGTCAACCCCGAGCGCTACGAGGTCATCGCCGCCGAGTTCCCCAACGGGCAGGACGGCGTGGACCAGGTGCGCGACGAGGGGGAGTTCCTCGACCGCCTGTTCAGCCTGCTCAACGGCGCCCGCAACGCCACGATCGCCGTCGCCGTCGTGCAGGCGCTGGCGGCGCTGCTGCTGATCTCCAACACCATCCAGCTGGCCGCCTTCAACCGCCGCAACGAGACGAACATCATGCGGCTGGTCGGCGCCTCGCGCTGGTACACCCAGCTGCCGTTCATCCTCGAAGCGGCGTTCGCGGGGCTCATCGGTGGGCTCCTGGCCGCCGGCGGGCTGGTGCTGACCAAGGTGCTCTTCATCGACGAGACCCTGGAGGGACCGATCAAGGCGGGGATCATCCCGCCGGTCGAGTGGGACGCGATCATCACCAACAGCGTCATCGTCTCCGGGATGGGCGTCGCGCTGGCCGCCATCGCCGCGTACGTGACGCTGCGGCTGTACGTCCGGCTCTGACGTCGTCGTCCTCGGGACGACACCGCCCCTCCCACCCGTGATCGGGCAGGAGGGGCGGACGTCGTTGCGGGAGGCGGGTGCCGCGCCCGCGAGTCATGCGAACTCGGGGCGATCAGGCGCGGATGGCCCCGAGTGCGCAGGACTCGGCGTCAGGAGGCCTCCCCGGGTCCGCGTATCCGGCGGGCCACGATCGCCGGCCGCAGTAACCTGGGCCCATGCCGCGGGAACAAGGGCGCAAGTTCATCGCCCAGAACAAGAAGGCGCGGCACGACTACTCGATCCTCGACACCTACGAGGTGGGCCTGGTGCTCACCGGCACCGAGGTGAAGAGCCTGCGGGCCGGCCGTGCCTCCCTCGTCGACGGGTTCGCCTCGATCGACGACGGCGAGGTGTGGCTGCAGCACGTGCACATCCCCGAGTACACCGAGGGCACCTGGACCAACCACGCCCCGCGTCGCAAGCGCAAGGTGCTCATGCACCGCGAGGAGATCGACAAGCTCCTGGGCAAGACCCGCGAGGGCGGGCTCACGCTCGTGCCGCTGGACCTGTACTTCAAGGACGGCAAGGTCAAGGCCACCCTCGCGCTGGCGAAGGGCAAGAAGTCCTACGACAAGCGGCACGACCTCGCCGAGCGCGACTCGCGCCGGGAGATCCAGAAGGCCTTCGGGCGGTACGTGAAGGGACGGCGCTGAGCGTGCGGGGAATCGCCTACGACCGGTTCGGTGGCGTCGATGTGCTGCAGCTGCGCGACGACCTGCCCGAACCGCCGGTCGGC is from Blastococcus sp. HT6-4 and encodes:
- a CDS encoding DUF6343 family protein yields the protein MSDPQRPRSREDYERGLPDHHDPTAGIGGARPAQSALTLRLALAIFGLVVCVLGGLGWLAAGLPTWPAVVLFVLGAIAAVDIVVILRRKARGEPG
- the prfB gene encoding peptide chain release factor 2, whose amino-acid sequence is MAADFSVVLDELDTTLKSIEAVLDVDRLRREVAELEQQTAAPDLWDDVEAAQALTSKLSYMQGDLRRVEELRGRLEDVGLLHEMAAEENDEATTAETERELESLRKAIDELEVRTLLSGEYDSREALVTIRSEAGGVDAADFAEMLMRMYLRWAERHKYATEVYDVSYAEEAGIKSATFAVKVPYAYGTLSVEQGTHRLVRISPFDNQGRRQTSFAGVEVLPVVEQTDHVEIPENEIRVDVFRSSGPGGQSVNTTDSAVRMTHIPTGIVVSCQNEKSQIQNRAAALRVLQARLLVVRQQEQKAEMDALKGEGSSWGNQMRSYVLHPYQMVKDLRTEQETGNTAAVLDGEIDSFIEAGIRWRRQQEVVPSS
- the ftsE gene encoding cell division ATP-binding protein FtsE; its protein translation is MIELQHVTKLYPASGRPALDDVSTEIDKGEFVFLIGSSGSGKSTFLRLLLKEDDPTSGTVSVNGKTLNTMSKWQVPKLRRTMGCVFQDFRLLRNRTVAQNVAFALEVINKPHRTIKRVVPEVLEMVGLEGKANRLPGELSGGEQQRVAIARAFVNRPLVLLADEPTGNLDPETSEGIMLLLERINRTGTTVIMATHDYHIVDSMRRRVIELNGGVLTRDQSRGVYGVGR
- the ftsX gene encoding permease-like cell division protein FtsX, which produces MRVNFVLSEVATGLRRNLTMTVAMILTTAISLGLMGTGLLIAGMISEMKEIYYDKVQVSIFLADDVTDEQRQAIQSELESSPEVASFLYESREEAYERFRQQFSQQPELVENTPPDALPESFRVELVNPERYEVIAAEFPNGQDGVDQVRDEGEFLDRLFSLLNGARNATIAVAVVQALAALLLISNTIQLAAFNRRNETNIMRLVGASRWYTQLPFILEAAFAGLIGGLLAAGGLVLTKVLFIDETLEGPIKAGIIPPVEWDAIITNSVIVSGMGVALAAIAAYVTLRLYVRL
- the smpB gene encoding SsrA-binding protein SmpB, whose product is MPREQGRKFIAQNKKARHDYSILDTYEVGLVLTGTEVKSLRAGRASLVDGFASIDDGEVWLQHVHIPEYTEGTWTNHAPRRKRKVLMHREEIDKLLGKTREGGLTLVPLDLYFKDGKVKATLALAKGKKSYDKRHDLAERDSRREIQKAFGRYVKGRR